A single genomic interval of Amycolatopsis albispora harbors:
- a CDS encoding GDP-mannose 4,6-dehydratase, with protein sequence MSRRALITGITGQDGSYLAEYLLSQGYQVWGLIRGQANPRKSRVSRLVADLSFVDGDLMDQGSLVAAVDKVQPDEVYNLGAISFVPMSWQQAELVTEVNGMGVLRVLEAIRMVSGLNSSQRVDVGKQIRFYQASSSEMFGKVAETPQKETTSFHPRSPYGVAKAYGHFITKNYRESFGMYAVSGMLFNHESPRRGAEFVTRKITLAVAKIKLGLQEKLELGNLDAVRDWGFAGDYVRAMHLMLQQDEPGDYVVGTGEMHSVRDAVRIAFDHVGLDWRDHVVINPALVRPAEVEILCADTTRVKAALGWEPSVNFTELMQMMVDADLAQASREHQYADLLHAANW encoded by the coding sequence ATGTCCAGGCGAGCTTTGATCACCGGGATCACCGGGCAGGACGGTTCCTACCTTGCCGAGTACCTGCTGAGCCAGGGTTACCAGGTGTGGGGCCTGATCAGGGGCCAGGCCAACCCGCGCAAGTCGCGGGTCAGCCGCCTGGTGGCCGATCTGTCCTTTGTCGACGGTGACCTGATGGACCAGGGCAGCCTGGTGGCCGCGGTGGACAAGGTGCAGCCGGACGAGGTGTACAACCTCGGCGCCATCTCGTTCGTGCCGATGTCCTGGCAGCAGGCGGAACTGGTCACCGAGGTCAACGGCATGGGCGTGCTGCGCGTGCTGGAGGCCATCCGGATGGTCAGCGGGCTGAACAGCTCGCAGCGGGTGGACGTGGGCAAGCAGATCCGCTTCTACCAGGCGTCGTCCTCGGAGATGTTCGGCAAGGTGGCCGAGACCCCGCAGAAGGAGACCACCAGCTTCCACCCGCGCAGCCCGTACGGGGTGGCGAAGGCCTACGGGCACTTCATCACGAAGAACTACCGCGAGTCCTTCGGCATGTACGCGGTGTCGGGCATGCTGTTCAACCACGAGTCACCCCGCCGCGGCGCGGAGTTCGTCACGCGCAAGATCACCCTCGCCGTCGCGAAGATCAAGCTGGGCCTGCAGGAGAAGCTGGAGCTGGGCAACCTGGACGCGGTGCGCGACTGGGGCTTCGCCGGTGACTACGTGCGCGCCATGCACCTGATGCTGCAGCAGGACGAGCCGGGCGACTACGTGGTCGGCACCGGCGAGATGCACTCGGTGCGCGACGCGGTGCGGATCGCCTTCGACCACGTCGGCCTGGACTGGCGCGACCACGTGGTGATCAACCCGGCGCTGGTGCGCCCGGCCGAGGTGGAGATCCTGTGCGCCGACACCACCAGGGTCAAGGCCGCGCTCGGCTGGGAGCCGTCGGTGAACTTCACCGAGCTGATGCAGATGATGGTCGACGCCGACCTCGCGCAGGCCTCGCGGGAGCACCAGTACGCCGACCTGCTGCACGCCGCCAACTGGTGA